From one Streptomyces sp. Q6 genomic stretch:
- a CDS encoding nickel transporter has product MNPIPPRAVAAALAAVACLGTVTVATAPSAAAHPLGNFTVNHHTGLILRPERVDARIVVDRAEISATQELPDIDTDHDGRLTDNERVRYARTTCRTLERQLVTTVDGNRLQWRLGSSDFSRHPGEAGLPTSRLQCDLTAPADLGSPAAISLRTAYDTRRVGWQEITARADGLALASANAPAQSPTAELRHYPADPLASPLNQRSADLRTEPGHQQALASVRDAMPSTGPVAAALSTVQNTFDSLLRARKLTVPVGLLAFLLSLLLGASHAAMPGHGKTLMAAYLAGKRGTPRDALTVGATVTFTHTAGVLALGLALPLATHLAGETVLTWLGLTSGLMITGIGLWLLRSALLNRHTPHHHHHGHSHRHPHVHGHHDHAASEPDHSHETSGDNGPRLRLPAPHRGDHGPHNHATSGSVALLTKKRPHAHTHTAPKAKRSGLIGMGVAGGLVPSPSALVVLLSATALGRTAFGIMLVIGYGIGMAGTLTLAGLLLVRLRDGIDNGLRKADAARWTRMRRMTRFGPVTTAALVSVVGIGLIFRAAAGPW; this is encoded by the coding sequence ATGAACCCGATCCCCCCACGCGCCGTTGCAGCCGCGCTGGCGGCCGTCGCGTGCCTCGGCACCGTGACCGTCGCCACCGCCCCCTCCGCGGCAGCTCACCCCCTGGGCAACTTCACCGTCAACCACCACACCGGGCTCATCCTGCGACCGGAACGTGTCGACGCCCGCATCGTCGTGGACCGAGCGGAAATCTCCGCTACCCAGGAACTCCCCGACATCGACACCGACCACGACGGACGCCTTACCGACAACGAGCGTGTGCGCTACGCACGTACGACCTGCCGCACACTGGAGCGGCAGCTCGTCACGACCGTGGACGGGAACCGGCTGCAATGGCGCCTCGGCTCCAGCGACTTCAGCCGCCACCCCGGAGAGGCCGGACTCCCGACCAGCCGCCTCCAGTGCGACCTCACCGCCCCGGCCGACCTGGGCTCACCGGCCGCGATCAGCCTGCGCACGGCGTACGACACCCGTCGCGTGGGGTGGCAGGAGATCACCGCGCGCGCCGACGGCCTCGCTCTGGCCTCCGCCAACGCGCCCGCGCAATCGCCGACCGCCGAACTGCGGCACTACCCCGCAGACCCCCTGGCGTCGCCACTGAACCAACGCAGTGCCGATCTGCGCACAGAGCCTGGCCACCAACAGGCCCTGGCCTCGGTGCGCGACGCCATGCCCTCGACCGGCCCTGTCGCCGCAGCCCTGTCCACCGTGCAGAACACCTTCGACTCTCTGCTGCGTGCCCGGAAACTGACCGTTCCCGTCGGACTGCTGGCATTCCTGCTCTCACTGCTGCTGGGCGCCTCCCACGCCGCCATGCCCGGACACGGCAAAACCCTGATGGCGGCTTACCTGGCCGGGAAACGCGGCACACCGCGGGACGCCCTCACCGTCGGCGCCACCGTCACCTTCACCCACACCGCAGGCGTCCTTGCCCTCGGACTCGCCCTGCCCCTCGCCACTCACCTCGCCGGCGAAACAGTTCTCACCTGGCTCGGCCTCACCAGCGGACTCATGATCACCGGCATCGGCCTGTGGCTGCTGCGTTCCGCACTCCTCAACCGCCACACACCTCACCATCATCACCACGGCCACAGCCACAGGCACCCCCATGTCCACGGCCACCACGACCACGCGGCGAGTGAGCCAGACCACTCTCACGAGACATCCGGCGACAACGGCCCGCGTCTCAGGCTCCCTGCCCCCCACCGAGGCGACCATGGACCGCACAACCATGCCACGTCAGGCTCCGTCGCCCTGCTGACCAAAAAGCGCCCGCACGCTCACACGCACACCGCTCCGAAGGCGAAACGCAGCGGGCTCATCGGCATGGGCGTCGCCGGCGGCCTCGTACCGAGTCCCTCCGCCCTCGTAGTCCTGCTCAGCGCCACGGCCCTGGGCCGCACCGCCTTCGGCATCATGCTCGTCATCGGCTACGGCATCGGCATGGCCGGTACGCTCACCCTCGCCGGGCTCCTGCTGGTACGCCTGCGAGACGGCATCGACAACGGCCTACGCAAAGCTGACGCCGCCCGGTGGACGCGCATGCGCCGAATGACACGCTTCGGCCCTGTCACAACAGCCGCACTCGTGTCGGTCGTCGGAATCGGACTCATCTTCCGCGCTGCCGCCGGCCCCTGGTGA
- a CDS encoding IS630 family transposase, whose product MAEPVRVRRLTDQEGQKLQQIVRRGSTSSVRYRRAMMLLASAGGNRAPVIAKLVQADEDTVRDVIHRFNEIGLACLDPRWAGGRPRLLDRDDEDFVIQTAITRPTKLGQPFTRWSLRKLVAYLRKVHGRVIRIGREALRGLLARRGVTFQRTKTWKESPDPDREAKLDRIEEVLHRFSDRVFAFDEFGPLGIRPTAGSCWAERKRPGRLPATYHRTHGVRYFHGCYSVGDDRLWGVNRCKKGAANTLAALKSIRAARPDGAPIYVILDNLSAHKGADIRRWAKKNKVELCFTPTYASWANPIEAHFGPLRQFTIANSHHPNHIVQTKALHAYLRWRNVNARHRDVLAAERRERARIRSEKGIRWGGRPLTMAA is encoded by the coding sequence GTGGCTGAGCCTGTTCGGGTGCGCAGACTGACTGACCAGGAAGGGCAGAAGCTGCAGCAGATCGTGCGCCGGGGCAGCACCAGTTCGGTGCGGTACCGGCGGGCGATGATGCTGCTGGCCTCGGCCGGCGGGAACCGGGCACCGGTGATCGCGAAGCTGGTGCAGGCCGACGAGGACACCGTGCGCGATGTGATCCACCGGTTCAACGAGATCGGCCTGGCCTGCCTGGACCCTCGGTGGGCGGGAGGCCGTCCCCGCCTGCTCGATCGTGATGACGAGGACTTCGTCATCCAGACGGCCATCACCCGCCCCACCAAGCTCGGCCAGCCCTTCACCCGCTGGTCGCTGCGCAAGCTCGTCGCCTACCTGCGGAAAGTTCACGGCCGGGTGATCCGCATCGGCCGCGAGGCGTTACGTGGCCTGCTCGCCCGCCGCGGCGTTACCTTCCAGCGCACCAAGACATGGAAGGAGTCGCCGGACCCGGACCGCGAGGCGAAGCTGGACCGGATCGAAGAGGTCCTTCACCGCTTCTCCGACCGGGTTTTCGCCTTCGACGAGTTCGGCCCGCTCGGGATCCGGCCCACCGCCGGCTCGTGCTGGGCCGAACGAAAGCGCCCCGGCCGACTGCCCGCCACATATCACCGCACCCACGGGGTGCGCTATTTCCATGGCTGCTACTCGGTTGGGGACGACCGCCTGTGGGGCGTCAACCGGTGCAAGAAGGGCGCCGCGAACACGCTGGCCGCGCTGAAGTCGATCCGTGCCGCCCGCCCCGACGGCGCACCGATCTACGTGATCCTGGACAACCTGTCTGCCCACAAGGGCGCCGACATCCGCCGCTGGGCGAAGAAGAACAAGGTCGAGCTGTGCTTCACCCCGACCTACGCCTCGTGGGCAAACCCCATAGAGGCCCACTTCGGACCGCTGAGACAGTTCACCATCGCCAACTCCCACCACCCCAACCACATCGTGCAGACCAAGGCTCTGCACGCCTACCTGCGCTGGCGCAACGTCAACGCCCGCCATCGTGACGTCCTGGCCGCCGAACGCAGGGAACGCGCCCGCATCCGCAGCGAGAAGGGCATCCGATGGGGCGGACGCCCGCTCACGATGGCGGCCTGA
- a CDS encoding globin domain-containing protein, which translates to MFEERPELLRDLFNRANQANGAQREALAGAVAAFATALVDHPDERPDAVLGRIANKHASLGITSNQYTLVARHLLGAVAQVLGDAVTPEVAAAWDEVYWLMANALIAMEARLYAQAQVKDGAVWQTMEVSDRHEETPDAVSLVLRRADGAPTGPVVPGQYVSVRVELPDGAHQIRQYSLSSAPGLKTWRITVKREHSPGGSVPEGEVSSWLHAHARPGDTLQVSLPFGDLLLDQGDGPLLLASAGIGITPMLAMLEHLATVSPDRPVTVVHADRSPADHAHRLELVELTERLPHASLHVWYEDIDHPDAVAVHVNEGLTDIARLSPAPDTTAFLCGPLAFMKAVRTDLLDHGLSPRSIHYEVFGPDLWLSKP; encoded by the coding sequence ATGTTCGAGGAACGGCCCGAACTGTTGCGCGACTTGTTCAACCGGGCGAACCAGGCGAACGGCGCCCAGCGTGAGGCGCTCGCCGGCGCCGTCGCCGCCTTCGCGACCGCGCTGGTGGACCACCCGGACGAGCGCCCGGACGCCGTCCTGGGCCGCATCGCGAACAAGCACGCCTCGCTCGGCATCACCTCCAACCAGTACACGCTGGTCGCCCGCCACCTTCTGGGAGCCGTCGCCCAGGTCCTCGGTGACGCCGTGACCCCTGAGGTGGCGGCCGCCTGGGACGAGGTCTACTGGCTCATGGCCAACGCTCTCATCGCCATGGAGGCGCGCCTGTACGCGCAGGCGCAGGTCAAGGACGGTGCCGTCTGGCAGACCATGGAGGTCAGCGACCGCCACGAGGAGACCCCCGACGCGGTCTCCCTCGTCCTGCGACGCGCCGACGGGGCACCGACCGGCCCCGTCGTCCCCGGCCAGTACGTCAGCGTGCGGGTCGAACTGCCCGACGGGGCACACCAGATACGGCAGTACAGCCTCTCCTCGGCCCCTGGCCTCAAGACCTGGCGCATCACCGTCAAGCGGGAGCACTCCCCCGGCGGCAGCGTTCCCGAGGGTGAGGTCTCCTCGTGGCTGCACGCCCACGCCCGCCCCGGCGACACGCTCCAGGTCTCCCTCCCCTTCGGCGACCTCCTGCTCGACCAGGGTGACGGCCCGTTGCTGCTCGCCTCGGCGGGCATCGGCATCACCCCCATGCTGGCGATGCTGGAGCACCTGGCCACTGTCTCGCCCGACCGACCCGTCACCGTCGTCCACGCGGACCGCTCCCCCGCCGATCACGCCCACCGGCTCGAACTCGTCGAACTGACCGAGCGGCTCCCGCACGCCTCACTACACGTGTGGTACGAGGACATCGACCACCCGGACGCCGTCGCGGTCCATGTGAACGAGGGCCTGACCGACATCGCCCGCCTTTCCCCCGCGCCCGACACCACGGCATTCCTGTGCGGCCCCCTGGCCTTCATGAAGGCCGTCCGCACGGACCTGCTCGACCACGGCCTGAGTCCCCGGTCGATCCACTACGAGGTGTTCGGCCCCGACCTGTGGCTCAGCAAACCGTGA
- a CDS encoding TetR/AcrR family transcriptional regulator: MAQQTVTTDLPPGPKPAEALRADAERNRQRILAAAHRLFSREGLGVSMTAVAHEADVGNATLFRRFATKELLIEAVFKDRVDVYNNLVTTCSKNPDPWQGFTDYVQCVCTLQASDPAFLEVLTLTFPDGTVETRRAEAERHVLDLISQAKEIGHLRQDFSERDLTILLMANSGVLRAAGATSDASRRLTAQLLRAYATRDAPPVALPKAPPRAELYHAMIRLLRGHST; encoded by the coding sequence GTGGCTCAGCAAACCGTGACCACCGACCTGCCGCCGGGCCCGAAACCCGCGGAGGCACTGCGCGCCGACGCCGAGCGCAACCGCCAGCGCATCCTGGCGGCGGCCCACCGCCTCTTCTCCCGCGAAGGGCTCGGTGTCTCGATGACAGCTGTCGCACACGAAGCCGACGTCGGCAACGCCACCCTGTTCCGTCGCTTCGCCACCAAGGAACTCCTCATCGAAGCCGTGTTCAAGGACCGCGTCGACGTCTACAACAACCTCGTGACCACCTGCTCGAAAAACCCGGACCCCTGGCAGGGCTTCACTGACTACGTCCAGTGCGTCTGCACCTTGCAAGCCTCGGATCCGGCCTTCCTCGAAGTCCTGACCCTCACATTCCCCGATGGCACCGTGGAGACCCGACGTGCCGAAGCGGAGCGTCATGTCCTCGACCTCATCTCCCAGGCCAAGGAGATCGGTCATCTGCGCCAGGACTTCAGCGAGCGCGACCTCACCATCCTGCTGATGGCCAACTCCGGTGTCCTGCGCGCGGCAGGCGCGACCTCCGATGCCTCGCGCCGGCTCACCGCACAACTGCTGCGCGCCTACGCCACCAGGGACGCGCCCCCCGTCGCCCTGCCCAAGGCACCACCGCGTGCGGAGCTCTACCACGCCATGATCCGTCTCCTACGGGGACACTCCACTTGA